The segment CCTTCTGAAGTAAAAACAGATGTTAATTTTATAAATAACGACAGACAGTTTTCTTTTGAAGCGCAAGATAAAGGATATAGAATGATGTCAATTAAGGATGATTCATCTAATGAATTTGCCACTATTCGTCCATCTTCACAAAAAGGATACTACATATATAGTCAAGACGGAGATAACTCGTTTGGATATTTTAATCAAAATGGAAACTTCGTAGTTGAACGTTATAATCCAGAAACAGATAATATTGTAACTACTGTTTATAAGCTTGAAGTTCAAGAACAATCTATGAAGAAGAAAAATAAGATGAAATAATTCTTATTACTATCCCCACAAAAAAACGCCGCAACATTGCGGCGTTTTTTTATTTTTGAAAGCATTCGTTATTATTTATTGTGCATAAAATTCTGTTTTCCTAATAGCTCTTCGTCGCTTTCTACGTGATCTTCATCAGGCACACAACAGTCTACAGGACATACAGCAGCACACTGAGGTTCATCATGAAACCCTTTACACTCGGTACATTTATCAGCCACTATATAATAAAGTTCATCGCTAACGGGCTCTTGCGTTTCGTTCGCATCTACTTCTTTTCCGTTAGGCAATACTACATTGCCTTCAAGATCGGTACCATCTGCATAACGCCAATCATCTGCTCCTTCATAAATAGCAGTGTTAGGACATTCTGGCTCACAAGCACCACAATTGATACATTCGTCTGTTATTATAATTGCCATCGGTTTTCTTTTTCTAACTTTGCGCAAATTTAACGCCTAAAAAGGGCAACTCCAAAAAAGTATGCAATTACATCAAAGAATTAACGCTTTTAGCGCTTTAGGAAAATTTTTAGGGCAATTTGCTTCTGAAACACCCGTGAAAAAAGAGGATGTTTTAAATAATGATGCTTTTTTTTCTGAAATGCAACAGAAAATACACACAGCCAAACACCATAATGGCTGGTTTACGGAAGATAACCTGCACTTTACATTTAAAAGCTGGGCAGAAGCTTTAACCGAAAACAATATCAATAAATGGATATCTAATTATACAATTCCGGAAACGGAACCGAAAACCGTCGCTATTATTATGGCGGGGAATATTCCCTTAGTAGGTTTTCACGATTTTTTATCGGTTTTAATAACTGGAAACAAGGTTCTCGCAAAATTGTCTTCAAACGATAAGCAGTTGCTACCTTTCTTAGCGGAATATTTGATTTCAGTTGAGCCAGAGTTCAAAAACCTAATTGAGTTTACTGAAGGAAGGTTAACGAGTTTCGATGCTGTAATTGCTACCGGAAGCGACAACACGGCCCGGTATTTCAATTATTATTTCAGTAAATATCCAAATATCATCCGAAAAAATAGAAATTCCGTCGCTGTGCTAACAGGAAACGAATCCAAAGAAGAA is part of the Marixanthomonas ophiurae genome and harbors:
- a CDS encoding acyl-CoA reductase, with the protein product MQLHQRINAFSALGKFLGQFASETPVKKEDVLNNDAFFSEMQQKIHTAKHHNGWFTEDNLHFTFKSWAEALTENNINKWISNYTIPETEPKTVAIIMAGNIPLVGFHDFLSVLITGNKVLAKLSSNDKQLLPFLAEYLISVEPEFKNLIEFTEGRLTSFDAVIATGSDNTARYFNYYFSKYPNIIRKNRNSVAVLTGNESKEEMELLANDMFRYFGLGCRNVSKIYLPEAYDYDKFFNGMFSWKHVINNHKYINNYDYNKAVYLMSNINLLDNEYLLLKEDTGYSSPISVTFYETYSNLEAIKKKLKADEDKIQAIVSNSGIDNEISFGEAQHPELWDYADGVDTVAFLLKLS
- a CDS encoding 4Fe-4S dicluster domain-containing protein: MAIIITDECINCGACEPECPNTAIYEGADDWRYADGTDLEGNVVLPNGKEVDANETQEPVSDELYYIVADKCTECKGFHDEPQCAAVCPVDCCVPDEDHVESDEELLGKQNFMHNK